TGTTGTTCGACAACACTTGCCAAGTCAGAGCAGAAAATGAGGTGGCCTATCATCGGGAAAATAACAAacaggaataaaaaaaagtgtttcgtttTATAGTGTTTATTTGAGCAGATATTACTGAAGCTTTCGGAAACGAAACGTCTGCAATGTACTCACGTGAAGCAGCCTGACGCACAGTTTGTGTCGCCGGAAGCGAAAGGGCGATGTAGTATAGAGCTCGCACTCGGCTCGCACCTGCAAGGACTGAACCTTAAGTGAAAAAGCGTCGGGACGTTTCTCTGTATAATGTGAGTTAGGATTTTATTACTGTATATTATGCAGATGGTCGCTCTGCGACATAGATTTGGCAAGCATACTGTAATAACAAGGCGCGTAAAATAAATAACAAGGCGCGAAAATTACATTTAAGGGTTGGGATATTTTCTGTGCGGAGACGGCAGAAACCACACCAGAGCCGGCTTTCGAAAACGTTGTGCTCATAGGCTTTGTCAATATTGTATTTTACTCTTATGTTGGGAAAACAAAAGAAGGTGTCGGTGGGTGTTTTTGTCAAGCAGCTTCATTTATTGAGCTTTGCAGTTGCTAAGGGTAGCGTGAGTCATACGTAGTGATCTTATATATCCATGCATTTCAGTATACCGTTCGCTACACACAGCTTGCTTGTCACCGTAGCAGCGCAATACCATACCACTTTTTAGAACAAAGCGACAGACGTGGCGAGAATTTTCATCGCGCCTGAGGAACGTTTCAGTTGCACCTTTGTGTTAGTTTTCAACTAGGGACCTCAGGTTGTACAATGCATGCTATTTTTATGTCTTCGCAGGAAAGACTCAGCCAAGAACCCGCTAGTTGCAATGAAATTGTCAGTGGTGCCTCTCGTTCTCTCATTTGCCTGCGCTACGAGCACTGTGATCGTCTCGACAAGCGAGGGTCGCCTTCGAGGTCGGAACTCGACAATACTCGACAAAGAAATCCAAGTATTTCTGGGCATTCCGTACGCTAAGCCACCTGTGGGTAATCTGCGGTTCAATAAACCTCAGGCGCCCGAGCCGTGGCACGGAGTGTACGATGCAACAAGCGCCAAGGACTCCTGCATGCAACCTGCATTTCTCGAGGTTTTCGACATACCGACAGCGCTTTCCGAGGATTGCCTTTACGTGAATGTTTGGACTCCGTTAGCTACAGCCCGGCAGCGATTCCCCGTTCTAGTGTGGTTTCACGGTGGCAGGTTTCAGGTGGGGTCGGCCTACGAACCAAGGTATAACGGCTCTGCCTTGGCAGCGCTCAATGATGTGGTGGTCGTCTCTTGCAACTTTCGACAGTTTATACTGGGCTTCCTGGATTTGAGTCATACAACGGCTCCCGGTAACTTGGCGCTGTGGGACCAACTGGCCGCCTTGCAGTGGGTGAAGCGAAACATACGAGTGTTCGGAGGAGACCCGGGTAGGGTCACGGTCTTCGGTGAAAGCTCCGGTGCCATGTTGCTTCACGGCCACGTTTTGTCACCGCACAGTCGCGGGCTTTTCCACAGGGTCTTCCTTATGAGCGGGACTATGAGCACCGACTCATGCATGCACTCCTCGTCCGAGAGCATCGCTGCAATCAACACCATCTCCAAGGCCGTCAGCTGCGGCACGTACGATGGGTCAACCAATCCTGACGAAGTGCTCGATTGCCTCCGAAACCAACCCGCTCAAGATCTCTGCGCAGTGAAATCAGTGATAACGCGACCGACATTTGAGAACGAGTTCATACCGTGCCGACCTTCGcttgccatggaggaaggataCTTCGATCCCTACGATGCGATGATCAGTGTCACAGCTAATGAGGGAGCTTTCATTTTCCATCGCCTCTCCGACAAAGGGCTTCTTAAAGACGACTTGAATTCTTATGAATCGGAAAGATTTAGAGCTTCTTTGCAAAGCCTTGTCGGCGTTTTCTTTAGGGGGAGAGCCTTTTCCGTTGCCATGGACTACATGAACAAGGTTCACATCGATGACAAAGTTGCACTGAGGAACATGGTGGCGGACATGCTGGGTAACCACTTTTTCTACTGCCCGACAAGAGTCTTCGCAGAAAAATATTCTGCTAAGGGCAATAACGTATATGCTATGGTTTTCGGGCATCGTTCCGAGAAATCGCAGCTGCCAGAGTGGTTTGGTGCGACACATCTGGAAGAGGTGCCTTTCGTGTTTGGTATTCCGTTCCTGAATCAGGCTAATTACACGGACAGGGACAGGGAATTCAGCGCAGACACCATGAAAATGCTGGCATCATTCGCTCGAAGTGGGTATGTTTGTTATTTGCGCTTCTTTGTTTCTAAAATGAATCCGCATACTATAATTCCGATCCTAGCGGCCACGATTCGAGCAGTCCCTCATTCGATTCGAAGTGTTCTCATTTCAGTGTGCGTTAACATGTGGAAGTGTCCTGAAGGACTCAGGAGCTGCGAGCACTAACACAGTTAGCGTAGCCATTGTCAGTGTCTTCAAAACATGTATATATCCTTACATATCTATGTAAGCGCACATGAAAAACCTACAATGTTTCATCCCTGCTTATGGGATGCTATCGATGATCCGGAAAGACTCAACACAGGACACCGGAGAGATTATCCTTGCGTTCAGAATATACAATGACTACAGAATGAGAGGGACTATTACAAAAATTGTGTATCCAAGGATTCCAAGCTAGCCGTTCCCAGTGTCACTCTTCCGTAGAGTGAACATACAAGCAGGGAACAATTTCACATATTTTCTACTGTTATTTGCGCGTGGCGCTTAAGGGAACGGGGTAGGGCAAAATTTCATAAAAAatcatttttgtttttgttacagATTTGGAATCCCCAGTTTTTTCTGAACAATGCTGACTGGATCATTTACGCGTGCGCGATTTATTTACCCGGAAAATGACCTTTTCCATAGCCTAAGTGGTGTCCGGCCACGCCAACTTTTACACATATACGTGATCTGTACCTCTCCAGTGTTTAAAAAAACTCACAAAGAAAATGCAGGCTTTCTCTGGGTTTAGCGGAATGGTTATTACTCGTCTGGCAGCCGCAAGAGCTGCCTGACTTTCCATTTTACAGCGAAAACTGTATATGGCTaagcgaaacgaaaaaccattggccacatgtttcgataaaggtctttagtggcagcgccgttagtgacgttgTTCTCTGCTTCGTACCCAaacgcgcgcgccattggcagcgccgttagtgacgtcgttctttgCGTCGTACCTAAGCACTCGCAATgtcccggcgaacgcgttcccgccattgccacgttgacgctgctctgcccgtaacgccgcctcctcggtacagtgtactagaagggggcagtgggcttactcagccgctccgctgacgcagtcagcgtcgcatccaagaggtggcgccactggcaacttcaatggtagctttgcttgcagaagctttgattttccttgtgtttctgtcggtttcagttcgaagcagttcacactcttatttgtttttaattttggcatacttgagagtctttacatatcttcagcaagcactatatttgtttaggccacatgatatttgccataatagtaccttgtggaaaagaaagacggcaactctcgggcaatttgctgcctatcctaattcttagaccttttgtgcaaagaggccgtcgctgacggattttgcttatgcggaaggggccttcgaattttccgaattatcgggcaatcgtaaaaaaaaattgaaaatggtttcatgccgtgtcggcctaatgtaaaattttgtaagACAGAAAGCAGTGCGcgcatacttcccagctgggctcaaaaaataaagaaaaaaatcaggcatgctaaccaggtttgtgcctttgcatatccaaaatgaatttgtatatatgacttaaatatttcattgttccactttagttgttccatgcttcacagtagcatTCTGCGTTTATTATGaaccatcattacgccggcacacatttgttaaatcaaatcaggtttatttttcccataaagaaatggagggaggcctgaacaaaaagtgaaaactagttcacttgacaaaggctcaggcctatgcttatgtacagcaatataagggtaagcaaaatgaagttaacagggctgttgctgacacaaagcttttatttgcaataattaagtacagcaagccattcatgcacttcaactcttgtgcaacggctcaacttcagctgtttgaccctctgccgctttcctgccttgtcaaagttaattcctttcacataaaaatgcagacgtgtgacaatgtaaaaactccTCATTTTAGCTGTGAGgataagagcgtgcacattgcagccaacttcgagggaaagcttactgttaacaactgccagcatatccataacgctgtaagagtgtagctcactctgacagaagcattctgtgaaaagatcctctagcttttaCACGAAGCCATACAGCTGATTGGAGGGATAatggaggcctcctcggtcacagaagtttgttagccgggcaagttgaaaactttcgcctggtggcgtcatagcactcttggcattttgtgctggaattgacaatacaattccgcgcaacatagcccgcaatgtggtaaatgagcctcgagtcgcttctggccacgggCTGGTTGTGGTCGTTTGacacccgcaggcccgtgcaatgctagGGTACCACGTTTTGtatggcctctgtggcagtagcgctagctgcagtttgactgcactcatttctgtcacctgatgcttcgagagagtcaacttccagtagggaggccagtgtaccttcctcgcagtttccttcgctaactgacctaactagaccataaaacgGAAAAcgattcacagtgatcaggaactgcgttgaAGTTGAgtacaaaacgtggctcgaaatgaagctcgcatactgcgctcgtgtcgtccaggggcatgtcagctctgtggaggttcttttaccactctttccgcctatttttatccatcgggacgccaaacaaggacaacttcagccatccttcacataaacatagcctgctTGGCACCCAGGtacgtaacagtggttttgtcgatgcctcggcatggctcagttactacaaggcatactaatctcttgcaggctatgtgcgaaaaaaacactgaaggaaaacacacacacacacacgcgacgacgtccacagaaaagacaacgcagctcagcaactgcaactaatatgatcgggcactgggaaGCGcagccgtcgcacccacgttcaTTGAAACCGAcaccagcgccgccgctcgggctatcggagaagctcatattggcgacattcgtggagccgccgcatcgcatggCCTCCActggagagtaagcccactgcccccttctagtacactgtatcctcggctcgccgttgtcgcatgcgttcgatatcttgagttaggtcggcgtcgtggttagcagcattcgcctaccatgggcgcttgcgttccacttcacgatttcaacgtggacgtctCGTCGTAGCGGAAGTCAGAGTCctgctcgagaaactcccgccgaaagcgggcgttggtcccggcgaacgcgttcccgcgccattgccacgttgacgctgctctgcccgccacgcctcctcctcggctcgccgttgtcgcatgcgttcgatatctcgagatagctcggcgtcgtggttagcagcatcctcCCGCCATTCGCGCTTCCGTTCCACTAGAAAAATAAACATGTAATTAATAATAATTGAGCagcgcttcaatacagcgtcgggattaacacactgctaaacaccggggccgcacgtttcagcttcgctggttaaccatctgtacggagtgcttgggtggtgattttttttgtCAGATTCTTAGACGCTGCCGGTATAACTTGAAGGCCAGTTATTTCAAAAGATCAATTTTTCCGACGTTTGACCCTTTTTTTCTGTAACCACAAAAGCTACAAGCATTAATTTTTCCTGCTGCCAAGACAACAAAAGGAGAGTCTACTGAACTAGAATAATGGAAGTTAATGCAGGCAATTTTGTCTGACACTTGTTTATTGTCTATGTTGGCTAAAGCAAACAAGAACTAAACTATATATAACAATAATTCCAgttcagtaacaaaaaaaaaatacaaatagcTGAGTACGATGATAGCAACATGAATCCTTTAGGCATATCAGGTGCTGAGAAAAGGGTCACATATATAggctaaatacatgggaaatatAGGGCTTAACCCTCTCCCGTAAGTACCAAGTGTTAGATAAGCCTCATTGGTATGCATCTCGTAAGCGCGCGTGGTGCTTAACGGCGCAAGCGACCGTTCCTGAcgccatacaaaaaaaaaaaaaaaacgttgcagtGACGTTTTGTTTCGTGAACGCACGTGACGCGCAAGCATATGCGTGCTATAGTTCACACGAAGCTATTGACCTTCGGTGTGCCTAGACGTCTATAATCTGTCcatgtcgcagattgctttcaagatagggcctcaCGCAGCATCCCCTGGTTCCTTGCGtgcgacgaaagacggcgcattTCCtcaccgctttcctcctttgcgcGCACGATGATTGAGCCGCCAACGTCAGCTCACGGTCACACGattacactcgcacatacagcatacggcacgcggggacgatgttatcacaCGACGAATCCTGTACGTCCATAGCGCATACAGAACCCGTAGCACCTGCTAGCGGAGATCAACTCAGCGCGCTTCCGCCAACCCTCATCCTGCGCGACGCTTTGCCACTTTCCTCCTTCCCCGCTACGCTGAACGCCACTTAGACGTTCCTCTAGGTGTCCTTGCTTTGCCGCACTGCTCAGTGCGGCAGAGCAACAATTCTCTTCTCCACTTCAACGATTCTCTTCTCCACTTCTAGGCAACTTATTCTCCGGCGCTCGCTTTCCTCGCGGAACATAATTTCGTTGATTTGAGAGACTGGGCATGTACGCCTGCGCGTAAAAGAAAGTGTGCCACGACTGTAATTGGGATGTTGCTGGTCACCGAGCCCGCCGAAGTAGGGGATGCGTACACAAAACGAACAAATATTGCTTATAGCTCATCGGATTCAGTCATCAGTAGCCCGCAGTACGAAACGAAGAGTGAATTCTCACTTGCAGTTTGCGGAAACCACCAGTGTAATCGGTTGATgacaaatgaaaaaagaaagaaggtacGACTGTTGGGGTGTAACTACGTTCCTGAATGTGCGGTTTCGATCTCTAAACGCGTATTTTGAGGCAGATAGACACAGAAGACTAAGTGATGCTACTTTGTGCAGTGAGGGCGATAGGTTATAGATTGTATAGAAGAAAAGTAGAGCGTTTATAGACTGGATGATAAACTTGCGTGAAGAAGTAAAGTAGCGGAGACACGTTCCCGGCACAGTCGTCCGACATGTCCTTCGTGATTTGGTATGAGATCTGGCTATTACGAAAGAACGCAACTAAACGTGTGATAGTGATCTTGTTGCGCATTTGCCTGGCTATCATCGAAGAATATTTTATGATCGTCGAATAAATATCGGCAGTTGAAATGTGGCCAAACTCGGCCAACAGATGAAATGAGTTGGGTGGAAACATCGACACTTTTTGGTTATCCAAAAACATGCTCGGTGACATGTGGTAATATAGGATTCTTTCCTGATCTTTTCACAGGAGGCCTACTTTACCTGACCGTAAGAACTGGCCCAAGTTCACACCTGAACATCCAGACTTTATGTGGCTTCAGGCAGGCAATTACACCATCGCAGAAGATTTCGCCTCAGCCGCCTGCGATCTGTGGAAACAATCACTCTGAAATTATTCTGGATGCGCGGACTACGCCGCCGAACACGCATAGTAACATCCTGAGGCCGAAACCAAAAACCGCATGGTAGTTTCAGGCGCTGATGTTTAGGAATATTAtgttttcctcattaagaaattAAGAGTCCTTTCACCACTGTGAAGATGGacgccagcgaagctgtgactatggtgggtctgctgcagtgaatattgcaatagtgaatttatatattatcattattaattatattgagcgtctttggcatgttcgtcaaagagcaaggacgccggtgtcttgttttcgcccgacgatatggccaagtagtgcgtttgctgctccaagtccgccccatcgtcatagactaccCTATGAGAGACAGCGTTCATATGCGCGTCACAATGCACGACAGCGTCaagatcctgtgagatctcttccgctcctgctctcggtggCTCAAACCCATATATCGAAcgccggtatgagccacacgtgattactttcttaccttccttgtttctttctctcttttttatttctttcttgtccctggctcctGCCCGCATATTCAATACGGGTCAGCGCCACGTGACATTAtagttaatcgtgacgtaactgacgagtatAATTTTATTGATGTcctgacctatcagtcatgttagtcatccgttttgacacctgtgctacgGCACatctggtgggaaaccgccacgcacatggagccaaaccaccacgcacattaAGCTGAAgtgctaatgatgatagtttttttctacacgcgggcaCGATCCTTTTCGTATGACCCTTCACAGATTCGCTGTAAAGACCaaagcggtgggggggggggggggggggggggagtagccTCTGCCTCATCTGCACGTGCTGAATGCTGCATTTTGTAATCACGATGGAGGCTCCGCAATCTAGTCGGTATTTAAAGCTACCAAAAATAACAGCAGTCATAAAGATTTTATAAATAAAATATTGAACTACTAGTACAAGATCTTGGTGGCCATTGTGTTGTTACAAGCAGTTTAGCCGGGCAGACAAAGCCGGCAATCGTTCATC
This genomic stretch from Dermacentor silvarum isolate Dsil-2018 chromosome 2, BIME_Dsil_1.4, whole genome shotgun sequence harbors:
- the LOC119440306 gene encoding acetylcholinesterase; translation: MKDSAKNPLVAMKLSVVPLVLSFACATSTVIVSTSEGRLRGRNSTILDKEIQVFLGIPYAKPPVGNLRFNKPQAPEPWHGVYDATSAKDSCMQPAFLEVFDIPTALSEDCLYVNVWTPLATARQRFPVLVWFHGGRFQVGSAYEPRYNGSALAALNDVVVVSCNFRQFILGFLDLSHTTAPGNLALWDQLAALQWVKRNIRVFGGDPGRVTVFGESSGAMLLHGHVLSPHSRGLFHRVFLMSGTMSTDSCMHSSSESIAAINTISKAVSCGTYDGSTNPDEVLDCLRNQPAQDLCAVKSVITRPTFENEFIPCRPSLAMEEGYFDPYDAMISVTANEGAFIFHRLSDKGLLKDDLNSYESERFRASLQSLVGVFFRGRAFSVAMDYMNKVHIDDKVALRNMVADMLGNHFFYCPTRVFAEKYSAKGNNVYAMVFGHRSEKSQLPEWFGATHLEEVPFVFGIPFLNQANYTDRDREFSADTMKMLASFARSGRPTLPDRKNWPKFTPEHPDFMWLQAGNYTIAEDFASAACDLWKQSL